Genomic window (Cucumis sativus cultivar 9930 chromosome 2, Cucumber_9930_V3, whole genome shotgun sequence):
ttttgttatattaatcGAAAGATTAGgataaaagagagaatataTGAGGTCCGAGTTAAGGAATGGAGGCCTAATGTTTTACTCTCTTTCATAGCTTATTTTATGAAAGctataaaaaattgagatttcTTCTAGTGAGATATATGTATCAACGAGCAAAATATTGTTGGAGAGGGTTGTCTTAACCTTATTCATAGATAGATGTTTCCAATAGGCACAATAAATCTATTAGATTAGGTTTTGAATTTGCACTCTCAACAAATATTTGGTCAGAAgtgatttgatttaaatggGATAGAAATATTTGAGAAAGCAGAAAATCATTTCAAGTGTCATACATTGCAGTGGTTTGACAAGAAATGCTGCATGCCTAATGATTTCATACATTTCATCTTGGGTAATGagaaaactaattaaccaCCTTATAATTATTGAGGAgcttttcattctctttcttattcaattatttagttgtggattttttttaattaatcaattttttgtttcctaatttatttattcattttatagAAGCAACAATTGAGTATTGAGCATTGCTCTAATGAAAGTTTGCATTATtgttaaataagaaaaattggcGTTTAGTTACCATTCATAAGATgcacaagtttttaaaattttgtaacaattatTTATCCTTATGAGTAAAATTTCTAGTATACGCATGagaattaaattataagaattttgaaagttttgagactaatttttttaatcatattttaaagtaaatttaattattatttttaaatatagtaaaataaaccaaaatgtaataatttttttattttagaatttatggTTGGAGCTACGTAACCAAACATCAACACAAATGGTATAGATTAAAGCCGTACAACACAAATGGTATAGATTAAAGCCgtatagaaaaatatgttcaACTCACTTAGCCCTCACAGCTAGAGATATAGCACGCCCAGCTAATGAATGAGTTGCAACCACAATATTTCAACACTATAGTCAAAATGATCATACATCAATCGTACCACAAGTTCCATATATGATCAAGGTTACACcctaaggaaaaaaaaagagagtacaTTACCCTATTTCAAAAAATGCACCCAAACTTGATATGGCTGATCAAGAAGCCCTAAAACTTTCAACTTTGAAAGCGACTGTTGTACTGTTTTTTCCAGTCAtttcaaaaacacaaaaatctCCAACTGCTAAGTTATTGTCTCGAATAAAACTCTTCCAACCATACTTATAGAAAGTCATCCTTTGCATTTTAGGAGTCCAATAAAAGCCACATTCACCACTCCACATTCTTCCATCTGATGCTTTGAGTATTATTTTTGTGATAGAATCTTCTAGATTCATGTCAGCAAAATTTTTTGGTATACTCTTTCCataaaacgaaaaaaagagaggttaaaatatatatataccatgCTTTTCATAgcagaaaaaatgaagttaaatttgCAGCTTACAAGAGATTTTGTGCGATGAATGTGTGATGGCCAAATCTTGCAGATGAAAGAAGGATTCAAAGTCATGGATTGAAATCTGTTAGCTTCCGCCATCGCCCTTGCTTGCTGGCTCCCCGTCGACGGCGGCCTCCACCTGCTGTTCGTCGGTTTCTTCACCCCAGAGCTAAGATCACCATCCTTGAAATCTATGAAATAAAAGCTaggtaataaataaatagtgcAAAGCATGCATGGAAAAACATATATACCTTAggtaaacaattaaaaaaaaggtggtCTTAGGCAAAGAAACATACCTAGGTCAAGACAATCATCATCAAAATATGTCTCCATTTTTACCTTTTCCTTAGCTTTATCCAGACGAGTTTTCTTTACGGGATACTCAATTTCCGTGGCAGTATGATCAAAGATGACTACATAGAAACTCGGAGATGGGTTTTCATATTTGAACACAAGAAAGTAGCCACTTTTAACAGAATAAAACCCTACAAGCTTTTCCCAACCATAATGTAACCAAACTCTTGTTCCATTATTACTCTTTGTCAACCCAACGTTCCATTCTTTGCCATCCCTCACTTTTAGACATATTTGATCCTTTAACAAAGCTTTTAGGCCATATTCCCTCACAAACTTTCTTGGGATTtcctaaacataaaaatgaaagaaaaacatttgtaGAGTTTAACATGCATGGAAAgagataattacaaaagacaTAGATACATATATAGTATAGCTTTTTGCTTACAAGTTTTTGTTCCTTGAGAGCATCATCAAGAACAACTTTAAAGAAATGAGGATTGTGTAACGCTCCACTAGATTGTTTAACGATGCTGTTTGATCGGTAATGAGAGGAAGAAGCCATGAGTTCAAACTCAGCTTGCTGAAGAAAAGGTGTTGAATAATCCTGTTCTATATATTGACTAAGAaatgaacttaaaaaaaagtgtgggTGCatgcaaattaattaaataaactaatcTATCTCTTAGtgtttaattagtttgtttAATGGAATATCTTTATTTGTTTGCTGTGAATTTATGCCATGCGAATATCAAGAGATTCGGTGAAGGCAAAAAAGGCTGACAAAATCTTGTTTATTAAATGCTGATTAGAAAGGATATTGAAGGAGTTATTAATGATGTTGGTGTAAACCTTTTCTTCACTCTCAACACATCTTTTTAATCAACGAGTCTTcttctataaacaaataattactacttttttctattttttttatatcttcacgttaatcattatttttccttagttttttttttttttttgtttctacttcATACCTTCTCCActgaattcattttttctgttggtttgtttgcttttatttCTTACCAATTTTTCCCATCTCTTCATTACTTCTCAAAAtcccctttctctctctcttcattcAAACCAAAATACCCAAACCAACATTACCACCAACTCATGCATACACCCATGTTTTTTAatctagaaaattttcaattttataccgctaaattttgtattatatcaataatctATCCTAAAATgaagattttatcaattaaacttatgtgtttttattagtagttgtatcaatttaaaccttcAATTTGAGTTAGGCTACATTTAGATCATACTGAAAAATCTATGATTAATTATTCAACTTACTAGAAATCCtttaaattcaatcaaatataaattttataattccAATTTGTTAATTGACATTTGAAGAAATGTATGCATTCACGACTGCATTaatatagaaatttcaaatataatccTAATAAAGGTCCTAATTGATTCCTATAACAATTTAGAGGTATActtggaaaattaaacatcTCATACAATACTTTTcatactaaataaaaaaggagggagtaataaattgatatacataaatgtctaacatttaaattaatataataacaaaaagaaatcatgGCAAATGAGAAAACttcaaaacatatttaaaaatgtaacaaaGTTTGATAGTTTATAAGTGATATATGATTGTCTATAATATCAACatctttaattcatttaaattgataatagTCTCTTCTAGTAaacattattgtttatttgaagTATTATATATAAGGATTTGTAATGATTAAGATCTTAGGGAAAAGTGAGAAGTTGATATCTAATAATTAACTGATTTGAATTGAAGtcatataattaatgaaacccctattcataataattataccTTCCCCACACAACTCCAAACCTCTTTGGTAATTATTAATCTAATAGCATAAATATTGTTCTTCTTTTGTACTTCACAATCCCAACTTCAAAAccgaaacaaaaagaaacaacaaactACTAAAGCTTCCTATTGCCATGGCTTCCTCGTCGTCCTCAATGCCCCATTTCTTCAAGATTATTCTTCCTCAAACCCTCACTGAAAAAAAGCTTGTAAGTTTTTTGATTAATCATGAAATACGTACATATTTTGCCttgctttttttaaaacacatgtggaataatttttaaaacaaaaattattgtcATGATTGAGTGTTTGCTCGTGTTTGCTCGCTAGCTCATTGTCATCAACAACGGCTTTCTCTTGTTGTTCGTCTGTTCTATATAATATGGCATCAGTtaacttttccatttttgaaatGTAGGGTTTCTTTTGGACGAACTTGGTTATTAATTAGTGCATTTTTTAGGGAAACAAAGTGAGGGCttgctatatatttttcctcttGTTCCATCATTAGATTTTGTCAAACCCACATTCCAATTTCTACCAATCAGCTGCCACCTTGAAACATATATTTGGTTAGTTGCATAAGCTTTTACACCATATTCTCTCACAAATTTGGGATttccttttaagaaaaacattatatataagGTTAAAATGGAAAGACAAAGAAGCCATATTAACTTAACAACATACTTGGAATACTAcagtaatatataattttgctTACAACCTTTTTGTTCCTTGAGACCACTAGCAATAAAGAACCTTCTGACGCTTTACAAGGTCGTTTCACAGCGTCGTTCTTCCAGTGACCGAAAGAAGCTATGGTGGGGAGCTCTTGTTTAAGAAATTCAAGTATTGATCTTCATCTAGgactaaaaattaaactaatatacATTTGTGTTAGCTATTTAATAAAGTGTATATCTTGGGTAGTGATAAGGCAATCCAAATCCTCAATCCAGAGATCCAAGCTATTAACGTAGCAAGAACTTGTGGAATAAGAAATTAACAATCTCCTTATACTAATTTagatcaacaaaaaaaaaaagttaaaattagaTTACTTCCTACATCAAAGATCTAGAGgcaagatttgaaaatggtaAGTGTTTTAACTAAATTGAGTCACCTCACAATCAAACTTGATGAAGGTTAGATTGATGGCTTACATACCTTCTGTCGTAAGAATAATtgcaagttaaagaaaaagtctcaaatgatatttcaaattgcattaatcaaaacaattaaagaaaaagtctcaaatgatatttcaaattgcattaatcaaaacttttctttctacaaatgaagtgaaaatactaaaaagtcaaaataaacACATTAACAACTAAGTTTTCTATCTTTCAACAACTATATCTTCCAACGACCATCTTTATACTAacttattaataatagttacCCTAACTTGTCaagttaaaacaaaatgaaaatacattaaaaatcATGAAGTTTTGCAACGACCATCTTTATACTAACCTATTAATGATAGCTACCCTAACTTGTCaagttaaaacaaaatgaaaatacattaaaaatcATGAAGTTTTGAATGTGTTGGGTTCATGAAATCCATGTGTATCCACATCAATTCACTACCCCATACATTTCTTgattgaagaaatatatatgcattaataataaatttcaagtatAATCCTAATAAAAGTCATAATTGATAGAGAAGTATActtgtaaaattaaacatggggaattgacaaaaataggccaaaaatggagtagataaagacttttaggattgattgtgaaaaagttgacatttaggacaaattgaaggtgaaatgacgaaaatacccttatttcatattaaacatttcaatttaagaacccGCGAGATGTCTGCGAGATGACTacgagatgtttgcgagatgtctaccagatgtttgcgagataaaataataataataataaattgctaacatcatttgaaacatctctaaaacaatcttaaatcaaccataaatcaacttgaaacaataaaaaataatatttaatttatacatttaagatgcaaatatatatacgtatAACACAATTCGTATtcggatttaaaaaaaataaaacaattaaaacaatttattattattattattttatctcgcaaacatctggtagacatctcgcgggttcttaaattgaaatgtttaatctgaaatgagggtattttcgtcatttcacctccaatttgtcctaaatgtcaacttttttacaatcaatcctaaaagtcTTTATCTATCacatttttggcctatttttgtcaattccccatTAAACATCTCATAGAATATTTTTCATACTAAATCCAAAAGGAGGGACTAGGGagtaataaattaagatacaTAAATGTccaagatttaaattaatataataacaaaaaaaatcaatgtaaatgacaaaactaaaaaatatttataaatgtaattaaGAAAGCTTCATAGTTTAttagttatatattattgtctATCAACATCTTTAGCTCATTTAAATTGATCACAATAGTCTCTTCTACTAAACATTATTGTTTACTTGAAGTATTATATATAAGGATTTGTGTAATGATTAAGATCTAAGGGGAAAATGAGAAGTTGATata
Coding sequences:
- the LOC116402024 gene encoding B3 domain-containing transcription factor VRN1-like; amino-acid sequence: MHPHFFLSSFLSQYIEQDYSTPFLQQAEFELMASSSHYRSNSIVKQSSGALHNPHFFKVVLDDALKEQKLEIPRKFVREYGLKALLKDQICLKVRDGKEWNVGLTKSNNGTRVWLHYGWEKLVGFYSVKSGYFLVFKYENPSPSFYVVIFDHTATEIEYPVKKTRLDKAKEKVKMETYFDDDCLDLDFKDGDLSSGVKKPTNSRWRPPSTGSQQARAMAEANRFQSMTLNPSFICKIWPSHIHRTKSLSIPKNFADMNLEDSITKIILKASDGRMWSGECGFYWTPKMQRMTFYKYGWKSFIRDNNLAVGDFCVFEMTGKNSTTVAFKVESFRAS